The following proteins are encoded in a genomic region of Deltaproteobacteria bacterium:
- a CDS encoding valine--tRNA ligase produces the protein MKKEQIAKSYEPEAVERKWYAYWETNGLFKGEAVSEKPPYCIVIPPPNVTGTLHMGHALNNTLQDILCRFKKMKGHNVLWQPGTDHAGIATQNVVERDLAARGTDRHAVGREKFIDLVWEWREKYGGLIINQLKRLGCCCDWSRERFTMDEGLSRAVREVFVRLYEEGLIYRGDYIINWCPRCHTALADLEVEHQDTESRLYYVRYPFQNGKGHLTVATTRPETLLGDTAVAVNPDDDRYRDLADAHVLLPILNKPIPVIFDRYVDATFGTGALKITPAHDPNDFEIGNAHQLDRIKVIDENGVMNALAGPYQGMDRFECRERIVEDLEENGLLEKIEPYQNAIGHCYRCKTMIEPLLSKQWFVRTASLGKAASDAVRAGKTRIFPANWEGVYFEWMDNIRDWCVSRQIWWGHRIPAWYCRACGAVQVAKEAPMGCNSCDSDDLIQETDVLDTWFSSALWPFSTLGWPDATPELKTFYPTSALVTGFDILFFWVARMMMMGIHFMADVPFKDVYIHALVRDAEGKKMSKSKGNVIDPLAVMDQFGTDAFRFTLAALAAQGRDIKLSEERILGYRHFVNKIWNAARFALMTLDQGKMPSADPTAYTLADRWILTRVGEVSDKVGGFIEAYQFNEAAGLSYQFVWHEFCDWYLEMAKEALYGEDGPVKETARAVVLKTLMAALKLLHPFMPFVTEEIWQRLPGTDGSIMTARFPDSAEFPRDEAALNEMDLLMGVIAGIRNIRGEMNIPPSKNVHIVIDTGNKSDEDILVGNLSHIQSLAKVDEAVIGAGLPKPDKSATAVFEQTSVHVILKGLIDFKEEERRVKKEISKTQKEMEVSQKKLSNKGFLEKAPEEIVVEVKAKAEGLASRLSKLKENLSFLETLDA, from the coding sequence ATGAAGAAGGAACAGATTGCCAAGAGTTACGAACCGGAAGCGGTTGAACGGAAGTGGTATGCATACTGGGAAACCAACGGCCTTTTCAAGGGAGAGGCCGTTTCTGAAAAGCCGCCCTATTGTATTGTGATCCCGCCCCCGAATGTCACGGGGACCCTCCACATGGGCCACGCCCTGAACAACACCCTGCAGGATATTCTCTGTCGTTTCAAGAAGATGAAAGGGCATAACGTATTGTGGCAACCCGGCACCGATCACGCGGGGATCGCCACCCAAAACGTTGTGGAGAGAGATCTGGCGGCCCGAGGCACGGACCGGCATGCGGTGGGAAGGGAAAAGTTCATTGATCTGGTCTGGGAGTGGCGGGAAAAATACGGCGGGCTGATCATCAACCAATTGAAGCGATTGGGCTGCTGCTGCGACTGGAGCAGAGAGCGATTCACCATGGATGAAGGGCTCTCCAGGGCGGTTCGGGAGGTGTTCGTACGCCTCTACGAAGAAGGACTGATCTACCGCGGGGACTACATCATCAACTGGTGTCCCCGATGCCATACGGCCCTGGCCGATCTCGAGGTGGAACATCAGGACACGGAAAGCCGCCTCTACTATGTTCGCTATCCGTTTCAAAACGGAAAGGGTCATCTCACCGTGGCCACGACCCGCCCCGAGACCCTGTTGGGCGACACCGCCGTGGCCGTCAACCCCGATGACGACCGATACAGGGATCTGGCCGACGCCCATGTCCTCCTGCCGATCCTGAACAAGCCGATCCCAGTTATCTTTGACCGATATGTGGACGCGACATTCGGAACCGGGGCATTGAAGATTACGCCTGCCCATGATCCCAATGACTTTGAAATCGGAAATGCCCACCAGCTTGACCGGATCAAGGTGATCGACGAAAACGGCGTCATGAATGCGCTGGCAGGCCCCTACCAGGGAATGGACCGGTTTGAATGCCGCGAACGGATCGTGGAGGATCTCGAAGAAAACGGGCTTTTAGAAAAGATCGAACCCTACCAGAATGCCATCGGACACTGCTATCGCTGTAAAACCATGATCGAACCCCTCCTTTCAAAACAGTGGTTTGTGAGGACCGCTTCCCTCGGCAAGGCCGCCAGCGATGCGGTCCGGGCCGGAAAGACCCGGATATTTCCCGCCAACTGGGAGGGGGTCTATTTTGAATGGATGGACAACATCAGGGACTGGTGCGTTTCGAGACAGATCTGGTGGGGGCACCGTATCCCGGCGTGGTACTGCCGGGCCTGCGGCGCGGTGCAGGTGGCCAAAGAGGCCCCGATGGGCTGCAATTCATGCGACAGCGATGACCTGATTCAGGAAACGGACGTCCTCGATACCTGGTTCAGCTCGGCCCTCTGGCCGTTCTCCACCCTGGGCTGGCCCGACGCCACCCCCGAACTCAAGACCTTTTATCCCACCTCCGCCCTGGTGACCGGGTTCGACATCCTCTTCTTCTGGGTGGCCCGAATGATGATGATGGGGATCCATTTCATGGCAGATGTTCCTTTCAAGGATGTGTATATCCATGCCCTGGTCAGGGATGCGGAAGGAAAGAAGATGAGCAAGTCCAAGGGGAATGTGATCGATCCCCTTGCGGTCATGGACCAGTTCGGCACCGATGCCTTCCGCTTTACACTGGCGGCCCTGGCAGCTCAGGGGAGGGACATCAAACTATCGGAAGAGCGGATCCTCGGGTATCGTCACTTTGTCAATAAGATATGGAATGCCGCCCGATTCGCCCTGATGACCCTGGACCAGGGGAAGATGCCGAGCGCCGATCCGACGGCCTATACACTTGCCGACCGCTGGATCCTGACCCGGGTCGGGGAGGTCAGCGACAAGGTCGGCGGGTTTATCGAGGCATATCAGTTCAACGAGGCGGCCGGGCTTTCTTATCAGTTTGTCTGGCATGAGTTCTGCGACTGGTATCTGGAGATGGCCAAAGAGGCCCTCTATGGAGAGGACGGGCCGGTCAAGGAGACGGCAAGGGCCGTGGTCCTGAAGACGCTCATGGCCGCCTTGAAGCTCCTCCATCCTTTCATGCCGTTTGTAACGGAAGAGATATGGCAACGGCTTCCCGGGACCGACGGGAGCATCATGACGGCCCGATTTCCAGATTCCGCCGAGTTCCCGAGAGATGAGGCCGCTCTGAATGAGATGGATCTTCTCATGGGGGTTATCGCGGGGATACGCAATATCCGTGGAGAGATGAATATCCCTCCCTCGAAAAATGTCCATATCGTCATTGACACCGGGAATAAGAGCGATGAAGACATCCTGGTCGGAAATTTATCCCATATCCAATCCCTGGCCAAGGTCGATGAGGCGGTCATCGGCGCCGGGCTTCCCAAACCGGACAAATCGGCCACAGCGGTATTCGAACAGACCTCGGTTCATGTGATTTTAAAGGGCCTGATCGACTTCAAAGAAGAGGAACGGCGGGTGAAAAAGGAGATCAGCAAGACACAAAAGGAGATGGAGGTCTCTCAAAAGAAATTATCCAATAAAGGATTCTTGGAAAAAGCGCCGGAGGAGATCGTGGTCGAGGTAAAGGCCAAGGCAGAGGGTCTTGCCTCCAGGCTTTCCAAACTGAAAGAGAACCTCTCATTTCTGGAGACCCTCGATGCGTGA
- a CDS encoding ABC transporter ATP-binding protein — protein MNVPAIDMKRVWFSYDKTPILKDVSLTLKQGDFLAILGPNGGGKTTLLKLLLGLLRPDSGEIKVLGESPPDAKYRVGYVPQNTDFNTTFPISVMDVAMMGRLSRSRIGRRYSRDDRSKVEAALKHTGIWDYRHALIGSLSGGQRQRVFIARALATDPEILFLDEPTASVDPDFETDLFEFLRELNRKVTIVTITHDVGVISRHIKSVACVNRTLMFHEEGKITPEMLDMAYHCPVDLIAHGVPHRVLPIHTEE, from the coding sequence ATGAACGTTCCTGCCATTGATATGAAACGGGTCTGGTTCTCCTATGATAAGACCCCGATCCTGAAAGATGTCTCCCTGACATTGAAACAGGGCGATTTTCTGGCAATCCTCGGACCCAACGGCGGAGGGAAGACCACCCTCCTTAAACTCTTGCTGGGGCTCTTGAGACCTGACAGCGGGGAGATCAAGGTTCTCGGAGAATCGCCGCCCGATGCCAAATACCGGGTCGGATACGTCCCCCAGAACACCGATTTCAACACCACCTTTCCCATATCGGTCATGGACGTGGCCATGATGGGGAGGCTGTCCCGATCACGCATCGGGAGGCGGTATTCCCGTGATGACCGGTCCAAGGTGGAAGCCGCACTTAAACATACCGGGATATGGGATTACCGGCATGCACTGATCGGCAGTCTCTCCGGCGGGCAGAGGCAGAGGGTATTTATCGCCAGGGCCCTGGCCACGGATCCGGAAATCCTTTTCCTGGATGAACCGACGGCCAGCGTGGACCCGGATTTTGAGACGGACCTCTTCGAGTTCCTGAGAGAACTGAACCGAAAAGTCACCATTGTAACCATTACCCACGATGTCGGGGTGATATCCAGGCATATAAAATCGGTGGCCTGTGTCAACAGGACCCTGATGTTTCACGAAGAAGGAAAAATTACCCCGGAGATGCTCGATATGGCCTATCACTGCCCCGTGGACCTGATCGCCCATGGCGTCCCCCATCGGGTACTCCCCATCCATACCGAGGAATAA
- a CDS encoding metal ABC transporter permease encodes MWEALQLDFMRNALFAGLLVSVSCGIIGSLVVVNRIVFISGGIAHAAFGGIGLAFFLGFTPFWGAALFAVGVSMIMGVVSFKARHRSDTVIGVLWAVGMAIGVILIDLTPGYHVDLMSYLFGSILTVPASDIWMMILLNAAILFMVIVFYKEFIAMSYDEEFAFVVGIPVRPLYFALLGMTAFSVVMTIQVVGLILVIALLTIPPYIAENFTRSLGEMMVISSILGIIFTLGGLSLSYAFDLTSGATIILVAGVGFFVFQLIGMLKKKGGASP; translated from the coding sequence ATGTGGGAGGCCCTCCAGCTCGATTTCATGCGAAATGCCCTGTTCGCGGGCCTCCTTGTCAGCGTATCGTGCGGCATTATCGGCAGCCTGGTGGTGGTCAACCGGATCGTCTTCATCTCCGGAGGGATTGCTCATGCCGCTTTCGGCGGGATCGGGCTGGCCTTTTTCCTCGGGTTTACCCCATTCTGGGGGGCCGCCCTCTTTGCCGTGGGGGTCTCCATGATCATGGGCGTGGTCAGTTTCAAGGCCCGGCACCGGTCGGACACCGTCATCGGGGTCCTCTGGGCCGTGGGGATGGCCATAGGGGTCATCCTCATCGACCTGACGCCGGGGTATCACGTGGACCTGATGAGTTACCTCTTTGGAAGCATCCTCACTGTACCGGCATCCGACATCTGGATGATGATCCTCCTGAATGCGGCCATCCTCTTCATGGTCATTGTTTTTTATAAAGAGTTCATCGCCATGTCCTATGACGAAGAATTCGCCTTTGTGGTGGGCATTCCTGTCCGGCCGCTCTATTTTGCCCTCCTCGGCATGACCGCCTTTTCAGTGGTCATGACCATCCAGGTGGTCGGCCTGATCCTGGTGATCGCCCTCTTGACCATCCCCCCCTACATTGCGGAGAACTTTACCAGGTCGTTGGGCGAAATGATGGTGATTTCGTCAATCCTCGGCATCATTTTCACATTGGGCGGATTGTCCCTCTCCTATGCCTTTGATCTGACGTCCGGGGCGACCATCATCCTGGTTGCCGGTGTCGGATTTTTTGTGTTTCAACTGATCGGTATGCTGAAAAAGAAGGGAGGTGCCTCCCCATGA